Proteins from a single region of Hordeum vulgare subsp. vulgare chromosome 6H, MorexV3_pseudomolecules_assembly, whole genome shotgun sequence:
- the LOC123401817 gene encoding LOW QUALITY PROTEIN: 23.6 kDa heat shock protein, mitochondrial (The sequence of the model RefSeq protein was modified relative to this genomic sequence to represent the inferred CDS: deleted 1 base in 1 codon) — protein MALARLCLRTALAGRAAATARPASASSRGRLDLRSLFSSAAADSAAAKAPLEGETNRREVAVADRSSSATARGGRWPWRDLRDLAPFRLVNGLGSALSHVAETLSRPLERWRPLFGKVREDEERYRLRFEVPGLGKDDVRVTVEDGALVIRGEKRVEDEHGGDGEWWSASSYGCYHASLQLPEDARVEGIAAEVKDGVLYLTVPRMPERERSVTEVKVQ, from the exons ATGGCTTTAGCTCGCCTGTGCCTCCGCACGGCCCTGGCCGGCCGCGCGGCAGCTACGGCGAGGCCAGCGTCTGCCAGTTCTCGCGGGAGACTGGACCTTCGGTCTCTCTTCTCGTCCGCGGCTGCTGACAGCGCCGCGGCCAAGGCTCCCCTGGAAGGAGAGACGAACCGCCGGGAGGTCGCCGTGGCAGACCGCTCCAGCTCTGCCACTGCTCGCGGCGGCCGTTGGCCTTGGAGAGACCTTCGGGACTTGGCCCCGTTCCGTCTCGTCAACG GGCTGGGGAGCGCGCTGTCGCACGTTGCGGAGACCCTGAGCCGGCCGCTGGAGCGGTGGCGGCCGCTGTTCGGGAAGGTGCGGGAGGACGAGGAGCGGTACAGGCTGCGGTTCGAGGTGCCGGGGCTCGGGAAGGACGAC GTGCGGGTCACCGTGGAGGACGGCGCGCTGGTCATCCGGGGCGAGAAGAGGGTGGAGGATGAGCACGGTGGCGACGGCGAATGGTGGTCGGCGAGCAGCTATGGGTGCTACCACGCGAGCCTGCAGCTCCCGGAGGACGCGCGGGTGGAGGGTATCGCGGCGGAGGTAAAGGACGGCGTGCTGTACCTGACGGTGCCGCGAATGCCCGAGAGGGAGAGGAGCGTCACTGAGGTGAAGGTGCAGTGA